From a region of the Rathayibacter sp. VKM Ac-2804 genome:
- a CDS encoding DUF2332 domain-containing protein: protein MEPTADRYRRAAVELAQTSELQVEWALAVAADEELLALIDELPPAHRQPSLLFSVARLLGAPAVDGPRFGEWLRREWRRVAPVAVERLTQTNEALRCAPLVAALERITEPGEPVALVEIGASAGLCLAPERYSYSYSYAFAGAEGTARLGRGGPGRGGPVLECAVTGGAAPSWLPDVAWRRGLDLRPLDVRSAEDRAWLEALLPPDRPERTERLRAAVATLREDPPEIVAGDAAEALPGVLAAVPRGLRTVVVSLGTLVYLPWAARERVLSAVEAAGASLVTLEAEALLPSLRERAAALTAPERTPFLLAADGAPLAFAAAHGGRLSWLS from the coding sequence ATGGAGCCGACCGCCGACCGCTACCGCCGCGCCGCCGTCGAACTGGCGCAGACCTCCGAGCTGCAGGTCGAGTGGGCGCTCGCCGTCGCGGCCGACGAGGAGCTGCTGGCGCTCATCGACGAGCTGCCGCCCGCGCACCGGCAGCCGTCGCTGCTGTTCTCGGTGGCGCGGCTGCTCGGGGCGCCGGCGGTGGACGGCCCGCGATTCGGGGAGTGGCTGCGGCGGGAGTGGCGGCGGGTCGCGCCGGTGGCGGTGGAGCGGCTCACCCAGACCAACGAGGCGCTGCGCTGCGCCCCGCTGGTGGCGGCGCTGGAGCGGATCACGGAGCCGGGGGAGCCGGTCGCGCTGGTCGAGATCGGCGCCTCGGCCGGGCTGTGCCTGGCGCCGGAGCGGTACTCGTACTCGTACTCGTACGCGTTCGCGGGGGCGGAGGGGACTGCTCGGCTGGGGCGCGGCGGGCCGGGGCGCGGCGGGCCGGTGCTCGAGTGCGCGGTGACTGGGGGAGCGGCGCCCTCCTGGCTCCCCGACGTGGCGTGGCGGCGCGGGCTGGACCTGCGTCCGCTCGACGTCCGCTCGGCGGAGGACCGCGCCTGGCTGGAGGCGCTGCTGCCGCCGGACCGGCCGGAGCGCACCGAGCGGCTCCGGGCCGCCGTGGCGACGCTGCGGGAGGACCCGCCGGAGATCGTCGCGGGCGACGCGGCGGAGGCGCTGCCGGGCGTGCTCGCCGCGGTGCCGCGGGGGCTGCGGACGGTCGTCGTGTCGCTCGGGACGCTGGTGTACCTGCCCTGGGCGGCCCGCGAGCGCGTGCTGTCGGCGGTCGAGGCGGCGGGCGCCAGCCTGGTGACGCTCGAGGCGGAGGCGCTGCTGCCGTCGCTCCGCGAGCGCGCCGCCGCGCTGACGGCGCCCGAGCGCACGCCCTTCCTGCTCGCGGCGGACGGCGCGCCGCTCGCGTTCGCCGCGGCGCACGGCGGCCGGCTGTCCTGGCTGAGCTGA
- a CDS encoding sugar ABC transporter permease → MTTTSPPVPLREVTPPAAPLAVPRSRAKSEWKGLAFVAPFLVVFLLVFIAPVIYSIYLSLFREQLIGGNAFVGFENYLAIFRDPNFWEGFGRVLLFLVVQVPVMLVLALVAALAIDSGRLHGTGFFRIVVFLPYAVPAVVAVLMWGFIYGDNFGLTANVNDLLGSDLIAPFSRDWILVSIGNIVTWEFVGYNMLIFYSALKTIPGELYEAAEIDGAGPLRVIRSIKLPALRGAIVIASIFSIIGSFQLFNEPNILRTLAPNIITTYFTPNMYAYNLSFAGQQYNASATVAIVMGVITAVIAYVVQLRGARKEN, encoded by the coding sequence ATGACGACGACGTCTCCCCCTGTCCCTCTGCGCGAGGTCACTCCGCCGGCCGCACCGCTCGCCGTCCCGCGCAGCCGGGCGAAGAGCGAGTGGAAGGGCCTGGCCTTCGTGGCCCCCTTCCTCGTGGTGTTCCTGCTGGTCTTCATCGCGCCGGTGATCTACTCGATCTACCTCAGCCTCTTCCGCGAGCAGCTCATCGGCGGCAACGCCTTCGTGGGCTTCGAGAACTACCTCGCGATCTTCCGCGACCCGAACTTCTGGGAGGGCTTCGGCCGCGTCCTGCTGTTCCTGGTCGTCCAGGTCCCGGTGATGCTGGTGCTCGCGCTGGTCGCGGCCCTCGCGATCGACAGCGGCCGGCTGCACGGCACGGGCTTCTTCCGCATCGTCGTCTTCCTCCCCTACGCGGTCCCCGCGGTGGTGGCGGTCCTGATGTGGGGCTTCATCTACGGCGACAACTTCGGCCTCACCGCCAACGTGAACGACCTGCTCGGCTCCGACCTCATCGCGCCGTTCTCGCGCGACTGGATCCTGGTCTCGATCGGCAACATCGTCACGTGGGAGTTCGTCGGCTACAACATGCTGATCTTCTACTCGGCGCTCAAGACCATCCCCGGCGAGCTCTACGAGGCCGCCGAGATCGACGGCGCCGGCCCGCTGCGCGTCATCCGCTCGATCAAGCTGCCCGCCCTGCGCGGCGCGATCGTCATCGCCTCGATCTTCTCGATCATCGGCAGCTTCCAGCTGTTCAACGAGCCGAACATCCTCCGGACGCTCGCGCCGAACATCATCACCACCTACTTCACGCCGAACATGTACGCCTACAACCTGTCCTTCGCGGGTCAGCAGTACAACGCGTCGGCCACGGTCGCCATCGTCATGGGCGTGATCACCGCGGTGATCGCCTACGTCGTGCAGCTCCGCGGCGCGCGCAAGGAGAACTGA
- a CDS encoding beta-galactosidase family protein, whose protein sequence is MTTAPDSTAPTVAPAGAPAAEAQSRFAIGATDFELDGRPHRILSGALHYFRIHPDLWADRIRKARLMGLNTIETYVAWNAHEPQRGAWREDAGLDLGRFLDLVAAEGLHAIVRPGPYICAEWSNGGLPAWLLRDPEVGVRRSEPHYLAAVSDYLRRISAIVAPRQIDSGGPVVLVQIENEYGAYGSDKEYLAELVRVTRDSGITVPLTTIDQPTPQMLADGSLPGLHLTGSFGSRTAERLATLREFQPTGPLMCMEFWCGWFDDWGTQHHTTDAAASASELDALLAVGGSVNIYMFHGGTNFGLTSGANDKGRYAAITTSYDYDAPLNESGDPTAKYWAFREVIARYAPVPEEVPAVSPPAPALTAPLVPGPALLGLDAVFGPATRLETMATFDDLGQGDGFVLFTTALDAGAAPARLVVGEEVRDRAWVLLDGVPVGVLARDDHERAITLPRGTGELAILVEDQGRVNYGERIGEHKGLIGGVRLDGVELRGWVARPLALECLPECGRVAGSGSFAAGPGLASGSFELDAPADLHLDTLHWGKGLVWVNGFLLGRYWRRGPQRTLIVPSPVTRAGRNEVVVLEFESIAEPEIRLLAHADLGHTEI, encoded by the coding sequence ATGACCACCGCTCCCGACTCCACTGCGCCGACTGTTGCGCCGGCCGGCGCGCCGGCCGCCGAGGCCCAGAGCCGCTTCGCCATCGGCGCGACCGACTTCGAGCTCGACGGCAGGCCGCACCGCATCCTGTCGGGAGCGCTGCACTACTTCCGGATCCACCCGGACCTCTGGGCCGACCGGATCCGCAAGGCCCGCCTGATGGGCCTGAACACCATCGAGACCTACGTCGCCTGGAACGCGCACGAGCCGCAGCGCGGCGCCTGGCGCGAGGACGCCGGGCTCGACCTCGGCCGCTTCCTCGACCTGGTCGCCGCCGAGGGCCTGCACGCGATCGTGCGCCCCGGCCCGTACATCTGCGCGGAGTGGAGCAACGGCGGCCTGCCCGCCTGGCTCCTCCGCGACCCCGAGGTGGGCGTGCGCCGCTCCGAGCCGCACTACCTCGCGGCGGTGAGCGACTACCTCCGCCGGATCTCCGCGATCGTGGCCCCGCGCCAGATCGACAGCGGCGGACCGGTCGTGCTCGTGCAGATCGAGAACGAGTACGGCGCGTACGGCTCCGACAAGGAGTACCTCGCCGAGCTGGTCCGCGTCACCCGCGACAGCGGCATCACGGTGCCGCTCACCACCATCGACCAGCCGACCCCGCAGATGCTCGCCGACGGCAGCCTGCCCGGCCTGCACCTGACCGGCTCGTTCGGCTCGCGCACGGCCGAGCGCCTCGCGACGCTGCGCGAGTTCCAGCCCACCGGCCCGCTGATGTGCATGGAGTTCTGGTGCGGCTGGTTCGACGACTGGGGCACCCAGCACCACACCACCGACGCGGCGGCCTCGGCGAGCGAGCTCGACGCCCTGCTCGCGGTCGGCGGATCCGTCAACATCTACATGTTCCACGGCGGCACCAACTTCGGCCTGACCAGCGGCGCGAACGACAAGGGCCGCTACGCCGCGATCACCACGAGCTACGACTACGACGCCCCGCTGAACGAGAGCGGCGACCCGACGGCGAAGTACTGGGCCTTCCGCGAGGTCATCGCGCGCTACGCGCCGGTGCCGGAGGAGGTGCCCGCGGTGTCCCCGCCGGCGCCGGCGCTCACCGCGCCGCTCGTGCCGGGCCCGGCGCTGCTCGGGCTCGACGCGGTCTTCGGTCCGGCGACGCGCCTGGAGACGATGGCGACCTTCGACGACCTCGGGCAGGGCGACGGATTCGTGCTGTTCACGACGGCGCTCGACGCCGGGGCGGCTCCCGCCCGGCTGGTCGTCGGCGAGGAGGTGCGCGACCGGGCCTGGGTGCTGCTCGACGGCGTGCCGGTCGGCGTGCTCGCGCGCGACGACCACGAGCGGGCGATCACCCTCCCCCGCGGCACCGGCGAGCTGGCGATCCTGGTCGAGGACCAGGGCCGGGTGAACTACGGCGAGCGGATCGGCGAGCACAAGGGGCTGATCGGCGGCGTGCGGCTCGACGGGGTCGAGCTCCGCGGCTGGGTCGCGCGGCCGCTGGCGCTCGAGTGCCTGCCCGAGTGCGGCCGGGTGGCCGGGAGCGGATCGTTCGCGGCCGGGCCGGGGCTCGCCTCCGGCTCGTTCGAGCTCGACGCTCCGGCCGATCTGCACCTCGACACGCTGCACTGGGGCAAGGGCCTGGTCTGGGTGAACGGCTTCCTGCTCGGCCGCTACTGGCGGCGCGGGCCGCAGCGCACGCTGATCGTGCCGTCGCCGGTCACCCGGGCGGGGCGCAACGAGGTGGTCGTGCTGGAGTTCGAGTCGATCGCGGAGCCGGAGATCCGGCTGCTCGCGCACGCGGACCTGGGGCACACGGAGATCTAG
- a CDS encoding DUF4440 domain-containing protein: MDAAVTELPPDFVLALEAVGAALAAMAAGDPEPYRRCWADTADSTLYGAFGTIERGRAAIDETLGWVASRFAGGGLTPHYDLIHVAGDLAYTVGREIGATRIDGRETTPLVIRVTHVYRRIDGQGWRIVHRHGDHPPRLER; the protein is encoded by the coding sequence ATGGACGCCGCCGTCACCGAGCTGCCGCCCGACTTCGTGCTCGCTCTCGAGGCCGTCGGCGCGGCGCTGGCCGCGATGGCCGCGGGCGATCCGGAGCCGTACCGCCGCTGCTGGGCCGACACCGCCGACTCCACGCTCTACGGCGCGTTCGGCACGATCGAGCGGGGCCGCGCGGCGATCGACGAGACGCTCGGCTGGGTCGCGAGCCGCTTCGCCGGCGGCGGGCTGACGCCGCACTACGACCTGATCCACGTCGCCGGCGATCTGGCCTACACGGTGGGCCGCGAGATCGGCGCGACGCGGATCGACGGGCGCGAGACGACTCCGCTGGTCATCCGGGTCACCCACGTCTACCGCCGCATCGACGGGCAGGGCTGGCGGATCGTGCACCGGCACGGCGACCACCCGCCGCGCCTGGAGCGCTGA
- a CDS encoding sugar ABC transporter substrate-binding protein yields MKIAHSALRRTLTVVAAAALAAGSLAACSSGGTTGGGTTASGTAADLDAALEAGGKITYWSWTPSAEAQVAAFEKAYPKVDVELVNAGTNKDEYTKLENAIKAGSGAPDVVQIEYYAMPQFALSDSLLDLSQYGMDDLEDEFSASTWGSVTIDGKLVGLPQDSGPMAMFYNKTVFDQYGIAVPTTWDEYIAAAKALQAADPSKFITADTGDAGFATSMIWQAGGEPFTTDGTNVTVNLQDEGTEKWTGVWNQLVEGGLLSDTPAWGDEWYKGLGDGSIASLITGAWMPGVLESSVPDASGDWAVAPIPTYDGTAVSAENGGGGQSVTKQSENPALAAAFLRWLNSDEASVDVFLESGGFPSTSADLSSPDFTGAESEYFGGQKINEVLTQASTDVRPGWSYLPFQVYANSVFGDTVGQAYANKTSLDDGIAAWQSKLVEYGNAQGFTVSE; encoded by the coding sequence ATGAAGATCGCCCACTCCGCCCTCCGGCGGACCCTGACGGTCGTCGCGGCCGCAGCACTCGCCGCGGGCTCGCTCGCCGCCTGCTCGTCCGGCGGCACCACCGGCGGCGGCACGACCGCCTCCGGCACCGCGGCCGACCTCGATGCCGCCCTCGAGGCCGGCGGGAAGATCACCTACTGGAGCTGGACCCCCAGCGCCGAGGCCCAGGTCGCCGCGTTCGAGAAGGCCTACCCGAAGGTCGACGTCGAGCTGGTCAACGCCGGCACGAACAAGGACGAGTACACCAAGCTCGAGAACGCGATCAAGGCCGGCTCGGGCGCCCCCGACGTCGTGCAGATCGAGTACTACGCCATGCCGCAGTTCGCGCTGTCGGACTCGCTGCTCGACCTCTCCCAGTACGGGATGGACGACCTCGAGGACGAGTTCTCGGCGTCCACCTGGGGCAGCGTCACCATCGACGGCAAGCTCGTCGGCCTCCCGCAGGACTCGGGCCCCATGGCGATGTTCTACAACAAGACGGTCTTCGACCAGTACGGCATCGCCGTCCCCACCACCTGGGACGAGTACATCGCCGCGGCCAAGGCGCTGCAGGCGGCCGACCCGTCGAAGTTCATCACCGCCGACACCGGCGACGCCGGCTTCGCGACCAGCATGATCTGGCAGGCGGGCGGCGAGCCCTTCACGACCGACGGCACGAACGTCACCGTGAACCTCCAGGACGAGGGCACCGAGAAGTGGACCGGCGTCTGGAACCAGCTCGTCGAGGGCGGCCTCCTCTCCGACACCCCCGCGTGGGGCGACGAGTGGTACAAGGGCCTCGGCGACGGCTCGATCGCCTCGCTGATCACCGGTGCCTGGATGCCCGGCGTGCTCGAGTCCAGCGTCCCCGACGCCTCCGGTGACTGGGCCGTCGCGCCCATCCCGACCTACGACGGCACCGCCGTCAGCGCCGAGAACGGCGGCGGCGGCCAGTCCGTCACCAAGCAGAGCGAGAACCCGGCGCTGGCCGCCGCGTTCCTGCGCTGGCTGAACAGCGACGAGGCCTCGGTCGACGTCTTCCTCGAGAGCGGCGGATTCCCGTCGACCTCGGCCGACCTCAGCAGCCCGGACTTCACCGGCGCCGAGTCCGAGTACTTCGGCGGCCAGAAGATCAACGAGGTGCTGACCCAGGCCTCGACGGACGTCCGTCCCGGCTGGTCGTACCTGCCCTTCCAGGTCTACGCGAACAGCGTCTTCGGCGACACCGTCGGCCAGGCCTACGCGAACAAGACGAGCCTCGACGACGGCATCGCCGCCTGGCAGAGCAAGCTCGTCGAGTACGGCAACGCTCAGGGCTTCACCGTCTCCGAGTAG
- a CDS encoding LacI family DNA-binding transcriptional regulator, protein MAIETNAATAVPRRRGVSMADVARRANVSGQTVSRVSNGKQNVDTETRERVLEAMRELGYRPNSAARALRTGRFHSIGVIMFTLSSFGNMRTLDAIAIAAADAGYSITLIPVSHPTQGEVSVAFHRLSEEAVDGVIIVVEAHLLDEADIVLPPDLPVVVVDSAGGDRYPVVDTDQVSGARQAVEHLLELGHRTVHHIAGPERSYSAERRREAWESTLRAQGAPVPEVLVGDWSSASGHRIGKVLAADPSVTAIFAANDQMALGVLRALHDAGRAVPGEVSVVGFDDMEESASFWPPLTTVHQSFGDTGRRSVDILLRELESGERSGVTLTPTELVVRESTGPAPR, encoded by the coding sequence ATGGCGATCGAGACGAACGCGGCGACCGCCGTCCCGCGCCGACGGGGCGTGTCGATGGCCGATGTCGCACGGCGCGCGAACGTGTCCGGGCAGACCGTGTCGCGGGTGTCCAACGGCAAGCAGAACGTCGACACCGAGACCCGCGAGCGCGTCCTCGAGGCGATGCGCGAGCTGGGCTACCGGCCCAACAGCGCGGCGCGGGCCCTGCGCACCGGCCGCTTCCACAGCATCGGCGTGATCATGTTCACGCTGTCCTCCTTCGGCAACATGCGCACCCTCGACGCCATCGCGATCGCGGCGGCCGACGCCGGCTACTCGATCACCCTCATCCCCGTCTCGCACCCCACCCAGGGCGAGGTCTCGGTCGCCTTCCACCGCCTGAGCGAGGAGGCGGTCGACGGCGTGATCATCGTGGTCGAGGCGCACCTGCTCGACGAGGCCGACATCGTGCTGCCGCCCGACCTGCCCGTCGTGGTCGTCGACTCCGCGGGCGGCGACCGCTACCCGGTCGTCGACACCGACCAGGTCTCGGGCGCGCGCCAGGCGGTGGAGCATCTGCTGGAGCTCGGCCACCGCACCGTCCACCACATCGCCGGACCCGAGCGCTCCTACTCGGCCGAGCGGCGCCGCGAGGCTTGGGAGTCGACGCTGCGCGCGCAGGGCGCCCCCGTGCCCGAGGTGCTCGTCGGCGACTGGTCGAGCGCCTCCGGCCACCGCATCGGGAAGGTGCTGGCCGCGGACCCCTCCGTGACCGCGATCTTCGCCGCCAACGACCAGATGGCGCTCGGCGTGCTGCGCGCCCTGCACGACGCGGGCCGCGCGGTGCCGGGCGAGGTCAGCGTCGTCGGCTTCGACGACATGGAGGAGTCGGCGAGCTTCTGGCCGCCGCTGACCACCGTGCACCAGTCCTTCGGCGACACCGGGCGGCGCTCGGTGGACATCCTGCTGCGCGAGCTGGAGTCGGGGGAGCGCTCGGGCGTGACGCTGACGCCGACGGAGCTCGTCGTCCGGGAGAGCACGGGGCCGGCGCCGCGCTGA
- a CDS encoding HNH endonuclease signature motif containing protein, protein MSEDENAAALAEVRDCFDDAAAAERAASPTRLRAAERMHRGYRIALTVPEAFARGATRSETRDLVERSIRAELAVAFGVSEREVSRRLEAAQMLMEHLPLTRALLRDARILWEVGEAICASASSLPEASRAALDGRAADAALTMTTTQLRRALRRWREELHEDPLAQRHARAREDRAVWVTPDVDGMATLCVFAPAPAVSGAYDRLRRIARTLRDMGDPRTLQQLSADAAVDLLCDGDIAGTTPNAEHRPDPTFVPGIRAEVRLTLAASTAVGLDDAPAELDGYGPVPADIARELIRTAASFSRVLTDPDTRAVTSVGRTWRVPPSQMRLHLQLRDQTCRFPGCTRPAATSEADHTIEWRNGGETSLENLVSLCTSHHHVRHGDQWTYRTESDGTIVWTTPTGRRISNRPPPLPGRPPDPPPKPRFVDLPAPF, encoded by the coding sequence ATGTCAGAAGACGAGAACGCGGCAGCACTCGCGGAGGTGCGCGACTGCTTCGACGACGCCGCGGCCGCCGAGCGCGCCGCCTCGCCGACACGCCTCCGAGCGGCGGAGCGGATGCACCGCGGCTACCGCATCGCGCTCACCGTCCCGGAGGCGTTCGCCCGCGGCGCGACGCGCAGCGAGACGCGCGACCTCGTCGAGCGCTCAATCCGTGCCGAGCTCGCCGTAGCGTTCGGCGTGTCCGAGCGGGAGGTGTCCCGTCGGCTCGAGGCCGCGCAGATGCTGATGGAGCACCTCCCCCTCACCCGCGCGCTGCTGAGGGACGCGCGGATCCTCTGGGAGGTCGGCGAGGCGATCTGCGCCTCCGCGAGCAGCCTCCCCGAGGCCTCCCGCGCGGCACTCGACGGGCGTGCCGCCGACGCCGCTCTCACCATGACGACCACGCAGCTGCGCCGCGCCCTGCGCCGCTGGCGGGAGGAGCTGCACGAGGATCCGCTCGCCCAGCGGCACGCCCGCGCCCGCGAGGACCGCGCGGTCTGGGTCACGCCCGACGTCGACGGAATGGCCACGCTCTGCGTCTTCGCTCCCGCGCCCGCCGTCTCCGGCGCCTACGACCGACTGCGGCGCATCGCCCGCACCCTCCGCGACATGGGCGATCCCCGCACGCTCCAGCAGCTGAGTGCCGACGCCGCGGTCGACCTGCTCTGCGACGGCGACATCGCCGGCACGACCCCGAACGCCGAGCACCGGCCCGACCCGACCTTCGTCCCCGGCATCCGCGCCGAAGTGCGGCTCACGCTCGCAGCGTCCACCGCCGTCGGCCTCGACGACGCGCCCGCGGAACTCGACGGCTACGGACCCGTCCCCGCGGACATCGCCCGCGAGCTGATCCGCACCGCCGCGTCCTTCAGCCGCGTCCTCACCGACCCCGACACCCGCGCCGTCACCTCCGTCGGCCGCACCTGGCGCGTCCCGCCGTCCCAGATGCGCCTGCACCTCCAGCTGCGCGACCAGACCTGCCGCTTCCCCGGCTGCACCCGCCCCGCCGCGACCAGCGAAGCCGACCACACCATCGAGTGGCGCAACGGCGGCGAGACCTCCCTCGAGAACCTCGTCTCGCTGTGCACCTCGCACCACCACGTCCGGCACGGCGACCAGTGGACCTACCGGACGGAGAGCGACGGGACGATCGTGTGGACCACACCCACCGGCCGGCGCATCAGCAACCGGCCGCCACCGCTCCCCGGCCGTCCGCCCGACCCGCCACCGAAGCCCCGCTTCGTCGACCTGCCCGCACCGTTCTGA
- a CDS encoding spore photoproduct lyase family protein, whose translation MSGTRQRTLRQRALLDVRRIYAEPAALELPRGQEIVERWPAAEIVPVDSHWNIPEVHGDEANVARWVRIKTEALVVGVKKSLVTRPNGRSADFIAPSSANGCAMACVYCYVPRRKGYSNPITVFANIEQIQRHLARHIAKQGVKTEANQCDPEAWVYDIGENSDCSVDALLSDNVRDLCDLFRMSPTAKASFATKYVNRELLEWDPLGRTRLRFSLMPAETAKVTDVRTSPMADRIAAINDFVDAGYEVHVNFSPVILTETWQRDWAELFEQLDAALHPRAKAQLAAEVILLTHNAGLHEVNLGWHPKAEDLLWAPRMQESKVSENGAVNIRYRRELKRAALDRFLALLAERLPYCRVRYAF comes from the coding sequence ATGTCCGGCACCCGTCAGCGCACCCTCCGTCAGCGCGCCCTCCTCGACGTCCGGCGCATCTACGCCGAGCCGGCCGCGCTCGAGCTGCCCCGCGGGCAGGAGATCGTCGAGCGGTGGCCGGCGGCCGAGATCGTGCCGGTCGACTCGCACTGGAACATTCCGGAGGTGCACGGCGACGAGGCGAACGTCGCGCGCTGGGTGCGGATCAAGACGGAGGCGCTCGTCGTCGGCGTCAAGAAGTCGCTCGTCACGCGGCCCAACGGCCGCTCCGCCGACTTCATCGCCCCGTCCTCCGCCAACGGCTGCGCGATGGCCTGCGTCTACTGCTACGTGCCGCGGCGGAAGGGCTACAGCAACCCGATCACGGTGTTCGCGAACATCGAGCAGATCCAGCGCCACCTCGCCCGCCACATCGCGAAGCAGGGCGTGAAGACCGAGGCGAACCAGTGCGACCCCGAGGCCTGGGTCTACGACATCGGCGAGAACAGCGACTGCTCGGTCGACGCGCTGCTGAGCGACAACGTCCGCGACCTCTGCGACCTCTTCCGGATGTCGCCGACCGCCAAGGCCTCGTTCGCCACCAAGTACGTCAACCGCGAGCTGCTCGAGTGGGACCCGCTCGGCCGCACCCGCCTCCGCTTCTCGCTGATGCCCGCCGAGACGGCGAAGGTCACCGATGTGCGCACCTCGCCGATGGCCGACCGGATCGCCGCGATCAACGACTTCGTCGACGCCGGCTACGAGGTGCACGTCAACTTCTCGCCGGTGATCCTCACCGAGACCTGGCAGCGCGACTGGGCCGAGCTCTTCGAGCAGCTCGACGCGGCCCTGCACCCTCGGGCGAAGGCGCAGCTCGCCGCCGAGGTGATCCTGCTCACCCACAACGCCGGCCTGCACGAGGTCAACCTCGGCTGGCACCCGAAGGCCGAGGACCTGCTCTGGGCGCCCCGCATGCAGGAGTCGAAGGTCTCCGAGAACGGCGCCGTGAACATCCGCTACCGCCGCGAGCTCAAGCGCGCGGCCCTCGACCGCTTCCTCGCCCTGCTCGCCGAGCGCCTGCCCTACTGCCGCGTCCGCTACGCGTTCTGA
- a CDS encoding carbohydrate ABC transporter permease, with translation MAIATAPRPTKAAPAKRPARRGSSVAPKKSIAFTLLMSAFILYSLVPLAWLVINATKTQAGLFSSFGLWFDGDFVLFQNIAETLTYRDGIFLRWLGNTLLYVVVGAGGATLLATLAGYGLAKFRFAGRKAVFAVVLGAIAVPGTALAVPTFLMFSQLGLTNTPWAIIIPSLISPFGLYLVWVYAVESVPTELLEAARMDGAGEFRTFFTISIRLLAPGIVTVLLFSVVATWNNYFLPLIMLSDPQWYPLTVGLNQWNAQATGVSAQPIYNLVITGSLLTIIPIVVAFLGLQRFWQSGLSAGSVKG, from the coding sequence ATGGCCATCGCAACCGCACCCCGCCCCACGAAGGCCGCCCCGGCCAAGCGCCCCGCCCGCCGCGGCTCCTCGGTCGCCCCGAAGAAGTCGATCGCCTTCACCCTGCTGATGTCGGCGTTCATCCTCTACAGCCTCGTGCCGCTCGCCTGGCTCGTGATCAACGCGACCAAGACGCAGGCCGGCCTGTTCTCGAGCTTCGGCCTCTGGTTCGACGGCGACTTCGTCCTCTTCCAGAACATCGCCGAGACGCTCACCTACCGCGACGGCATCTTCCTCCGCTGGCTCGGCAACACGCTGCTCTACGTGGTCGTCGGCGCGGGCGGCGCGACGCTGCTCGCCACGCTCGCCGGCTACGGCCTCGCGAAGTTCCGCTTCGCCGGGCGCAAGGCGGTCTTCGCGGTCGTCCTCGGCGCGATCGCCGTCCCCGGCACCGCGCTCGCCGTCCCGACCTTCCTGATGTTCAGCCAGCTCGGCCTCACCAACACCCCGTGGGCGATCATCATCCCCTCGCTGATCAGCCCCTTCGGCCTCTACCTGGTCTGGGTCTACGCGGTCGAGTCGGTGCCCACGGAGCTGCTCGAGGCGGCGCGGATGGACGGCGCGGGCGAGTTCCGCACCTTCTTCACCATCTCGATCCGCCTGCTCGCCCCCGGCATCGTCACCGTGCTGCTGTTCTCGGTCGTCGCGACCTGGAACAACTACTTCCTCCCGCTGATCATGCTGAGCGACCCGCAGTGGTACCCGCTCACCGTCGGCCTCAACCAGTGGAACGCGCAGGCCACCGGCGTCAGCGCGCAGCCGATCTACAACCTCGTGATCACCGGCTCGCTGCTGACGATCATCCCGATCGTCGTCGCGTTCCTCGGCCTCCAGCGCTTCTGGCAGTCCGGCCTGAGCGCCGGCAGCGTCAAGGGCTAG